Proteins from one Hyperolius riggenbachi isolate aHypRig1 chromosome 2, aHypRig1.pri, whole genome shotgun sequence genomic window:
- the LHFPL5 gene encoding LHFPL tetraspan subfamily member 5 protein, which yields MAPLLPAQEAAKIYHTNYVRNSRAIGVLWAVFTICFSIIMVEVFIQPYWIGDSLNTPQAGYFGLFSYCIGNALTSELICKGSALDFESIPSGAFKTAMFFVGVSMFLVVGSMLAFSLFFFCNSATVYKVCAWMQLASAAGLMIGCLIYPDGWDSTEVKRMCGDQTDKYSLGACTVRWAYILAIIAILDAVILAFLAFVLGNRQDSLLPEDFKIQNKEDESG from the exons ATGGCCCCACTCTTACCTGCACAAGAAGCTGCTAAAATATATCACACCAACTATGTCCGCAATTCTCGAGCCATCGGTGTCTTGTGGGCAGTCTTTACTATTTGCTTTTCCATCATCATGGTGGAAGTCTTCATTCAACCATATTGGATTGGGGACAGTTTAAACACCCCTCAGGCTGGCTACTTTGGATTGTTTAGCTATTGTATAGGCAATGCATTGACCTCAGAGCTCATCTGCAAAGGCAGTGCATTGGACTTTGAGAGTATACCTTCAGGAGCCTTCAaaacagccatgttttttgttggcGTGTCCATGTTTTTGGTGGTGGGCTCCATGTTGGCCTTTAGTCTTTTCTTCTTCTGCAATTCAGCAACAGTGTACAAGGTTTGTGCGTGGATGCAGCTTGCCTCAG cagctggcctgatgATTGGCTGCCTAATTTACCCTGACGGGTGGGACTCTACTGAAGTTAAACGCATGTGTGGAGATCAGACTGATAAATACTCACTTGGAGCATGCACAGTGCGCTGGGCCTATATCTTAGCTATCATTGCCATCTTGGATGCCGTAATCCTCGCCTTTCTTGCATTTGTACTTGGAAACAGGCAGGATAGTTTGCTGCCAGAAGATTTTAAGATCCAGAACAAAG AAGATGAAAGTGGCTGA